A single Parabacteroides timonensis DNA region contains:
- a CDS encoding glycosyltransferase family 87 protein, producing the protein MKITESFRAFIAKPFFHKYSTVCGLWVLLAIIAWLTKYFPGKYNNFLIFRESFWHAIQQVSLYGGYPAQYNDVFLYGPFFSLFVAPFAVTPLWMGLLTWSVSLSVFLYIATRSLPLERRQHIFIYWFCAHELLTGLFMSQFNIAIAAIIILSFVCIEKEKDFWAAFFILFGTFVKLYGIVGLAFFFFSRHKIKFSLSCVFWAVVMFGAPMLFFGIDYTINQYVEWFAELSGKNDKNAFSLMQNVSFLGMVRKISGSTSYPDIYLIISGLILFALPYLRIGQYKFAAFRQTLLASVLLFVVLFSTGSESSSYIIALMGVAIWYVVAPWKRSKTDIALMIFAFILTSMSPSDLFPKYIRVHYVYPYALKALPCMLIWLKLSYEMCRRNYAPIESRL; encoded by the coding sequence ATGAAAATAACAGAAAGTTTCAGAGCTTTTATCGCAAAACCGTTCTTCCACAAATACAGTACGGTATGTGGGTTATGGGTACTCCTGGCTATTATAGCCTGGTTAACCAAATACTTTCCGGGGAAATATAATAACTTCCTTATTTTCCGGGAATCATTTTGGCATGCCATCCAGCAAGTTTCATTATACGGAGGATATCCGGCACAATATAACGACGTATTTCTCTACGGACCGTTTTTCAGCCTGTTCGTTGCCCCATTTGCTGTGACTCCGTTATGGATGGGGTTATTAACCTGGTCGGTTAGCTTATCTGTCTTCCTCTATATAGCAACACGTAGTCTGCCATTGGAGCGACGACAGCATATCTTCATCTATTGGTTCTGTGCACATGAGTTATTGACAGGGCTTTTTATGTCGCAATTCAATATAGCAATTGCTGCCATTATCATTCTTTCATTTGTGTGTATTGAAAAAGAAAAGGATTTTTGGGCTGCCTTTTTCATCTTGTTCGGGACATTTGTCAAATTATACGGTATCGTAGGACTAGCTTTCTTCTTTTTCTCACGTCACAAGATCAAGTTCAGCTTATCCTGTGTATTCTGGGCAGTCGTCATGTTTGGAGCTCCTATGTTATTCTTTGGTATCGACTACACGATCAACCAATATGTGGAGTGGTTTGCCGAACTAAGTGGCAAAAACGATAAAAATGCATTTTCTTTGATGCAAAATGTATCATTTCTGGGAATGGTCCGCAAAATATCCGGATCAACATCTTACCCGGATATTTACCTGATAATAAGTGGACTCATACTATTTGCCCTACCCTATTTACGGATCGGACAATATAAGTTCGCTGCATTCCGACAAACATTACTGGCTTCTGTCCTATTATTCGTAGTACTTTTCAGTACCGGCAGTGAATCCAGCAGTTACATTATCGCATTAATGGGCGTTGCAATCTGGTACGTTGTAGCCCCCTGGAAACGATCAAAAACGGATATCGCTTTGATGATCTTTGCATTCATATTGACAAGCATGTCTCCTTCGGATTTATTTCCGAAATACATTCGTGTACATTATGTATATCCGTATGCTCTTAAAGCCTTACCTTGTATGCTGATATGGTTGAAGTTATCATACGAGATGTGCCGAAGAAATTATGCACCGATAGAGAGTAGACTATAA